A section of the Lathamus discolor isolate bLatDis1 chromosome 6, bLatDis1.hap1, whole genome shotgun sequence genome encodes:
- the LOC136016448 gene encoding HLA class II histocompatibility antigen, DR alpha chain-like: MAGGLGIAALLLLPLALWGTAAVKVGNTITQSEFYQRDESKEQEDSEFMFDFDGDEIFHVDHDRKETVWRLEEFGKFASFKAQGALQNMAIGKQNLEITITNTNKSRAAIAPPEVSVFPKHAVELEEPNVLLCVVDRLWPPVLTVTWERNGKVVSKGVEQSVFYPREDNTYRLFSYLTFVPQRGDLYVCRVRHQEIPDELQKEWEPKVPPAASETTQTLVCALGLAMGIVGIVVGTILIIKAMKMNSAHNHRGVL; the protein is encoded by the exons ATGGCCGGAGGGTTGGGAATCGcggccctgctcctgctgccgtTGGCTCTATGGGGCACGGCGGCTGTGAAAG TGGGGAACACGATCACGCAGTCGGAGTTCTACCAGCGGGACGAGAGCAAGGAGCAGGAGGACAGCGAGTTCATGTTCGACTTCGACGGCGATGAGATCTTCCACGTGGATCACGACCGCAAGGAGACCGTGTGGCGCCTGGAGGAGTTCGGGAAGTTCGCCAGCTTCAAGGCTCAGGGAGCCCTGCAGAACATGGCCATCGGCAAGCAGAACCTGGAGATCACCATCACCAACACCAACAAGTCCCGGGCGGCCATCG CGCCGCCGGAGGTGTCGGTGTTCCCCAAGCACGCcgtggagctggaggagcccaACGTGCTGCTGTGCGTCGTGGACAGGCTGTGGCCGCCGGTGCTGACGGTGACGTGGGAGCGGAACGGGAAGGTCGTGAGCAAAGGCGTCGAGCAGAGCGTGTTCTACCCGCGGGAGGACAACACCTACAGGCTCTTCTCCTACCTGACCTTCGTGCCCCAGCGCGGGGACCTCTACGTGTGCCGCGTGCGGCACCAGGAGATCCCCGACGAGCTCCAGAAGGAGTggg AACCCAAAGTGCCCCCCGCTGCCTCTGAGACCACCCAGACCCTGGTGTGCGCCCTGGGCTTGGCCATGGGCATCGTGGGCATCGTGGTGGGCACCATCCTCATCATCAAGGCCATGAAGATGAACAGCGCCCACAACCACAGGGGGGTCTTGTGA
- the LOC136016447 gene encoding class II histocompatibility antigen, B-L beta chain-like isoform X1 — protein MGTGGALGAAGAVLVALVALGAPSAHSEELSGIFQEAYKFECHFLNGTERIRFMERLIYNREQYAHFDSDVGHYVGDTPMGEFQAKYFNSRVEILEERRAVVDTYCRHNYGVLSLFIVDRREPPKVEIFPVQSSSAPQTNRLACVVSDFYPAPIEVRWFKNGHEELERVVSTDVIQNGDWTYQVLVMLETTPQRGDAYACQVEHVSLQQPSIVHWEATDGSNSKMVTGIGGFVLGLIFIVVGLIFYMRKKGTYFPPLQATS, from the exons ATGGGCACTGGGGGTGCGCTGGGAGCGGCTGGGGCCGTGCTGGTGGCACTGGTGGCACTGGGAGCCCCCTCGGCTCATAGCGAGGAGCTGTCGG GGATCTTCCAGGAGGCATATAAGTTCGAGTGTCACTTCCTCAACGGCACCGAGCGCATCCGGTTTATGGAGAGGCTGATCTACAACCGGGAGCAGTACGCGCACTTCGACAGCGATGTGGGGCACTATGTGGGCGATACCCCCATGGGCGAGTTCCAAGCCAAGTACTTCAACAGCAGGGTGGAAATACTGGAGGAAAGAAGGGCTGTGGTGGACACGTACTGCCGGCACAACTATGGGGTGTTGAGCCTTTTCATTGTAGATCGGAGAG AGCCTCCGAAGGTCGAGATCTTCCCGGTGCAGTCGAGCTCGGCGCCGCAGACCAACCGCTTGGCGTGCGTCGTGAGCGACTTCTACCCCGCGCCCATCGAGGTGCGGTGGTTCAAGAACGGGCATGAGGAGCTGGAGCGCGTGGTGTCCACCGACGTCATCCAGAACGGCGACTGGACCTACCAGGTGCTGGTGATGCTGGAAACCACGCCGCAGCGCGGTGACGCCTACGCCTGCCAGGTGGAACACGTCAGCCTCCAGCAGCCCAGCATTGTCCATTGGG AGGCGACGGATGGCAGCAATAGCAAGATGGTGACGGGGATCGGAGGCTTCGTGTTGGGGCTCATCTTCATCGTGGTGGGGCTCATCTTCTACATGCGCAAGAAG GGCACTTACTTCCCCCCACTGCAG GCCACTTCCTGA
- the LOC136016447 gene encoding class II histocompatibility antigen, B-L beta chain-like isoform X2, protein MGTGGALGAAGAVLVALVALGAPSAHSEELSGIFQEAYKFECHFLNGTERIRFMERLIYNREQYAHFDSDVGHYVGDTPMGEFQAKYFNSRVEILEERRAVVDTYCRHNYGVLSLFIVDRREPPKVEIFPVQSSSAPQTNRLACVVSDFYPAPIEVRWFKNGHEELERVVSTDVIQNGDWTYQVLVMLETTPQRGDAYACQVEHVSLQQPSIVHWEATDGSNSKMVTGIGGFVLGLIFIVVGLIFYMRKKATS, encoded by the exons ATGGGCACTGGGGGTGCGCTGGGAGCGGCTGGGGCCGTGCTGGTGGCACTGGTGGCACTGGGAGCCCCCTCGGCTCATAGCGAGGAGCTGTCGG GGATCTTCCAGGAGGCATATAAGTTCGAGTGTCACTTCCTCAACGGCACCGAGCGCATCCGGTTTATGGAGAGGCTGATCTACAACCGGGAGCAGTACGCGCACTTCGACAGCGATGTGGGGCACTATGTGGGCGATACCCCCATGGGCGAGTTCCAAGCCAAGTACTTCAACAGCAGGGTGGAAATACTGGAGGAAAGAAGGGCTGTGGTGGACACGTACTGCCGGCACAACTATGGGGTGTTGAGCCTTTTCATTGTAGATCGGAGAG AGCCTCCGAAGGTCGAGATCTTCCCGGTGCAGTCGAGCTCGGCGCCGCAGACCAACCGCTTGGCGTGCGTCGTGAGCGACTTCTACCCCGCGCCCATCGAGGTGCGGTGGTTCAAGAACGGGCATGAGGAGCTGGAGCGCGTGGTGTCCACCGACGTCATCCAGAACGGCGACTGGACCTACCAGGTGCTGGTGATGCTGGAAACCACGCCGCAGCGCGGTGACGCCTACGCCTGCCAGGTGGAACACGTCAGCCTCCAGCAGCCCAGCATTGTCCATTGGG AGGCGACGGATGGCAGCAATAGCAAGATGGTGACGGGGATCGGAGGCTTCGTGTTGGGGCTCATCTTCATCGTGGTGGGGCTCATCTTCTACATGCGCAAGAAG GCCACTTCCTGA